The following proteins come from a genomic window of Nitratidesulfovibrio sp.:
- a CDS encoding response regulator, producing the protein MSKLIMTVDDSASIRQMVGFTLRNAGYEVIEAKDGKDAVSKLSGPIKMVITDLNMPNMDGIELIRQIRATPAYKFIPVVMLTTESQATRKQEGKAAGATGWIVKPFQPEQLLAVVKKVLG; encoded by the coding sequence ATGAGCAAGCTCATCATGACGGTGGACGATTCGGCGAGCATCCGGCAGATGGTCGGCTTCACCCTGCGCAACGCCGGGTACGAAGTCATCGAGGCCAAGGACGGCAAGGATGCGGTAAGCAAGCTCTCCGGCCCCATCAAGATGGTGATCACCGACCTGAACATGCCCAACATGGACGGCATAGAACTGATCAGGCAGATTCGCGCGACCCCTGCGTACAAGTTCATTCCCGTCGTCATGCTGACCACCGAATCGCAGGCCACGCGCAAGCAGGAAGGCAAGGCCGCCGGGGCCACGGGGTGGATCGTCAAGCCGTTTCAGCCGGAGCAGTTGCTGGCCGTTGTCAAGAAGGTGCTCGGCTAG
- a CDS encoding chemotaxis response regulator protein-glutamate methylesterase, with protein sequence MTARRIKVLVVDDSALVRQTLADIVSGDEELELIGTASDPFVAAKRMEAMAPDVILLDVEMPRMDGITFLRKIMTQHPIPVVICSSVTEQGAEATFKAMEYGAVEVIQKPRMGTKRFLEESSIRICDALKAAARARLRKLGPLSAGVPPKLSADAVLPAATPLTTTVQQTEKMVVIGASTGGTEALRVVLEALPADCPPIAIVQHMPEHFTTAFASRLNAICRVTVKEAQDNDVMRRGQVLIAPGNLHMLLKRNGSRYYVEVREGPLVRRHRPSVDVLFRSAARYAGRNAVAAIMTGMGDDGAAGMKELFDVGAHTIAQDEASCVVFGMPQEAIKLGGVRKVVSLEEIAPAILRAC encoded by the coding sequence ATGACCGCCCGCCGCATCAAGGTACTGGTGGTTGACGATTCGGCCCTGGTCCGCCAGACCCTGGCCGACATCGTTTCCGGCGACGAGGAACTGGAACTCATCGGCACCGCCTCCGACCCCTTCGTGGCGGCCAAGCGCATGGAGGCCATGGCGCCCGACGTGATCCTGCTGGACGTGGAGATGCCGCGCATGGACGGCATCACCTTCCTGCGCAAGATCATGACCCAGCATCCCATTCCGGTGGTGATCTGCTCGTCGGTGACGGAGCAGGGGGCCGAGGCCACCTTCAAGGCCATGGAATACGGCGCGGTGGAGGTCATCCAGAAGCCGCGCATGGGCACCAAGCGGTTTCTGGAAGAATCCAGCATCCGTATCTGCGATGCATTGAAGGCCGCCGCCCGCGCCAGGCTGCGCAAGCTTGGCCCGCTGTCTGCCGGGGTGCCGCCCAAGCTTTCCGCCGATGCGGTACTGCCCGCAGCCACCCCGCTGACCACCACGGTGCAGCAGACAGAAAAGATGGTGGTCATCGGTGCTTCCACCGGCGGCACGGAAGCCCTGCGCGTGGTGCTGGAAGCACTGCCCGCCGACTGTCCACCCATCGCCATCGTGCAGCACATGCCGGAACACTTCACCACAGCCTTCGCCAGCCGACTCAACGCCATCTGCCGGGTGACCGTGAAGGAGGCCCAGGACAACGACGTCATGCGGCGCGGCCAGGTGCTCATAGCGCCGGGCAACCTGCACATGCTGCTCAAGCGCAACGGGTCGCGCTACTATGTCGAGGTGCGCGAAGGCCCGCTGGTGCGCAGGCACCGCCCCTCCGTGGACGTGCTGTTCCGTTCCGCCGCGCGCTACGCCGGGCGCAATGCCGTGGCCGCCATCATGACCGGCATGGGTGACGACGGCGCGGCGGGCATGAAGGAACTGTTCGACGTGGGCGCGCACACCATAGCCCAGGACGAGGCCAGTTGCGTGGTCTTCGGCATGCCGCAGGAGGCCATCAAACTGGGCGGCGTGCGCAAGGTGGTTTCCCTTGAGGAAATCGCCCCGGCCATCCTCCGGGCCTGCTGA
- a CDS encoding methyl-accepting chemotaxis protein, whose protein sequence is MQEYTALAREMRERLGRVGSGLALLVQRREEDFLALGTELQDVAMRVQDIAADSQKLNHIASGDTVRHILEELVAELDAMQTLCHVDDDAADLAMLARARELVNELSKSIRDYARVVRTLQMLGISTRIESARLGSDGRGFSTLADDVEKLGYKIVEYSDRIMQQAKTLDALAEKAEASTREMHEMQRECTYSVFGSIRDNMDTLHNVSEDSRKASEDVRGHTADISASMGRIIGSLQFHDIVRQQVEHVEEALADARAGLDVSPGGSPANSPEDSVADEALAVELAVAADICALQQAQLENAKGSFSDAVSILRRELTAIAASVRGVGQRTGGFSDESCLGEGCGGTAVLDHMELSVTEIATRMLSLAEQGERMGHVMVEVAEMVAQMSVFLEDIEDVGDEIELIALNASIRAAHTGEKGKALGVLASSIQRLSQDAGESTTALSTLLREVDGVAGQLKTYATAYLDSSRVSEISGELEGLTHGLREVNGEAARLFARVGQACADLAARVDHAVKGLDFDAQVVAGLSGAAGDVGEMADSLRERLPASARAAASHRLAAMRDRYTMEQERVLHGRVLGGTRAADATPANGSGDGYGDNVELF, encoded by the coding sequence ATGCAGGAATACACGGCGCTGGCGCGCGAAATGCGGGAGCGGCTTGGGCGTGTCGGCAGCGGGCTTGCCCTGCTGGTGCAGCGGCGCGAAGAGGACTTTCTCGCCCTTGGCACAGAATTGCAGGACGTGGCCATGCGGGTGCAGGACATCGCCGCGGACAGCCAGAAGCTGAACCACATCGCCTCTGGCGACACAGTGCGCCACATTCTGGAAGAGCTGGTGGCGGAACTGGATGCCATGCAGACCCTCTGCCATGTGGACGATGATGCAGCGGACCTCGCCATGCTGGCTCGCGCCCGCGAGTTGGTAAACGAACTTTCCAAATCCATTCGCGACTATGCCCGCGTGGTGCGCACGCTGCAAATGCTGGGCATTTCCACGCGCATTGAAAGTGCACGCCTTGGCTCCGACGGGCGCGGCTTCAGCACCCTTGCCGACGATGTGGAAAAGCTGGGCTACAAGATCGTCGAATATTCCGACCGCATCATGCAACAGGCGAAGACGCTGGACGCCCTGGCCGAAAAGGCGGAGGCCAGCACCCGCGAGATGCACGAGATGCAGCGTGAATGCACCTATTCCGTGTTCGGCTCCATCCGTGACAACATGGACACCCTGCACAATGTGTCCGAAGACAGCCGCAAGGCTTCGGAAGACGTGCGCGGCCACACGGCGGACATCTCCGCGTCAATGGGCCGCATCATCGGTTCGCTGCAATTTCACGACATCGTCCGCCAGCAGGTGGAACACGTGGAGGAAGCCCTGGCCGACGCTCGCGCCGGGCTGGATGTTTCCCCCGGCGGCTCACCCGCCAATTCCCCTGAGGACTCCGTTGCCGATGAAGCCCTGGCCGTGGAACTGGCCGTGGCAGCAGACATCTGCGCCCTGCAACAGGCCCAGTTGGAAAACGCCAAGGGCAGTTTTTCCGATGCCGTTTCCATCTTGCGGCGTGAACTGACGGCCATTGCCGCCAGCGTGCGTGGCGTTGGGCAGCGCACCGGCGGTTTTTCGGACGAATCGTGCCTGGGCGAAGGCTGCGGCGGCACTGCCGTGCTCGACCACATGGAGCTCAGTGTGACGGAGATAGCCACGCGCATGCTCTCGCTGGCCGAGCAGGGCGAGCGCATGGGCCACGTCATGGTCGAGGTTGCCGAAATGGTTGCGCAGATGAGCGTTTTCCTTGAAGACATAGAAGACGTTGGTGACGAGATAGAGCTCATTGCGCTCAATGCCAGCATCCGAGCCGCCCATACCGGCGAAAAGGGCAAGGCCCTGGGGGTGCTGGCCTCGTCCATCCAGCGGCTGTCGCAGGACGCGGGTGAAAGTACCACGGCCCTGTCCACCCTCCTGCGCGAGGTGGACGGCGTGGCCGGGCAGCTCAAGACCTACGCCACCGCCTATCTCGATTCCTCGCGGGTGTCCGAGATTTCCGGCGAGCTGGAAGGGCTTACCCACGGCCTGCGCGAGGTGAACGGCGAGGCCGCCCGCCTGTTCGCCAGGGTGGGCCAGGCCTGCGCGGATCTGGCCGCCCGGGTGGACCACGCGGTAAAGGGGCTGGACTTCGACGCGCAGGTGGTGGCCGGGCTTTCCGGTGCCGCCGGCGACGTGGGCGAGATGGCGGACTCGCTGCGGGAACGGTTGCCCGCTTCCGCGCGGGCGGCGGCCTCGCATCGGCTTGCCGCCATGCGTGACCGTTATACCATGGAGCAGGAGCGGGTGCTGCATGGCCGCGTGCTGGGCGGTACCCGTGCGGCCGATGCCACACCCGCAAACGGGAGCGGGGACGGCTACGGCGACAACGTGGAACTTTTCTGA
- a CDS encoding chemotaxis protein CheA, protein MQSQEDANRAAFIEEAQDLLAELETALLELEAQPDDRDLVARVFRAMHTIKGSGAMFGFDDIAHFTHDVETVFDRVRNGEVPVTRQLLDLTLASRDHIAQLLHCAVSGDAPDLSHAAAITASLRALVPATATSADAPAHAADGECPAEPEQPCPPCARTWRVRFRPAPSILFSGANPLSLLDELRDLGGAQVFPHFSDVPGLDELQPELCHMWWDVLLSSESDEAAIRDVFLFVEDDADIDIRMVDDARIVDDAAYKRLGEILLERGDVSADDLHRVLDEQRPLGKLLTDAGVVPPERVEAALAEQQAMRAMRQSRDKESAARDDSGASIRVAASKLDFLVDLVGELVIVQAQLSQAAHLRSDPALLGLVEELERLSDELRDTTLGIRMLPIGTTFSKFRRLVRDLSGELGKDVELVTLGGETELDKTVIERLGDPLVHCLRNSLDHGVEPPDVRAAAGKPRTGTVTLSAAHAGGEVLITIADDGAGIDPVRVLEIARKRGVIAPDVELPAREAIELIFAAGFSTAEKVTSVSGRGVGMDVVKRSIEALRGRIELDSTVGKGTTLTIRLPLTLAIIDGLQVLVGGESYVIPLNHVEECVEHATPSAHGSAEGRQRIINLRGEIVPYIRLRELFASSGPAPAIEQVVVVDAQGSRFGLVVDCVVGEHQTVIKSLGRIYKDVLGISGATIKGDGSMALILDVPGLVQLAADQPPRGQRMSVAAHGGGA, encoded by the coding sequence ATGCAATCGCAGGAAGACGCAAACAGGGCAGCCTTCATCGAAGAGGCGCAGGACCTGCTGGCGGAGCTGGAAACGGCCCTGCTGGAACTGGAGGCGCAGCCCGATGACCGCGACCTGGTGGCGCGTGTGTTCCGGGCCATGCATACCATCAAGGGTTCCGGGGCCATGTTCGGCTTTGACGACATCGCCCATTTCACCCACGACGTGGAAACGGTGTTCGACAGGGTACGCAACGGTGAAGTGCCCGTCACCCGCCAGTTGCTGGACCTGACCCTGGCCTCGCGCGACCATATCGCCCAACTGCTGCACTGCGCGGTCAGCGGCGATGCCCCGGATCTGTCGCACGCCGCCGCCATCACCGCGTCGCTGCGGGCACTGGTGCCCGCAACCGCCACTTCGGCCGATGCCCCGGCGCACGCCGCCGACGGGGAATGCCCGGCCGAGCCCGAACAGCCGTGTCCCCCCTGCGCCCGCACCTGGCGGGTGCGCTTTCGCCCCGCGCCGTCCATTCTCTTCAGCGGTGCGAACCCCCTGTCCCTGCTGGACGAGTTGCGCGACCTTGGCGGAGCACAGGTGTTCCCGCACTTCAGCGATGTGCCCGGCCTCGACGAGTTGCAGCCCGAGCTGTGCCACATGTGGTGGGACGTGCTGCTTTCCAGCGAATCGGACGAGGCCGCCATCCGCGACGTGTTCCTGTTCGTCGAGGACGACGCGGACATCGACATCCGCATGGTGGACGACGCGCGCATCGTGGACGACGCAGCCTACAAGCGGCTGGGCGAAATCCTGCTCGAGCGCGGCGACGTCAGTGCCGACGATCTGCATCGCGTGCTGGACGAGCAGCGCCCTCTGGGCAAGCTGCTGACCGACGCGGGCGTGGTGCCCCCGGAACGGGTAGAGGCCGCGCTGGCCGAGCAGCAGGCCATGCGGGCCATGCGCCAGTCGCGCGACAAGGAATCGGCCGCGCGCGACGATTCCGGGGCCAGCATTCGGGTTGCGGCGTCCAAGCTGGACTTTCTGGTGGACCTGGTGGGCGAACTGGTCATCGTGCAGGCCCAGCTTTCGCAAGCGGCGCATCTGCGCAGCGACCCCGCCCTGCTGGGACTGGTGGAGGAACTGGAACGACTGAGCGACGAACTGCGCGACACCACCCTTGGCATCCGCATGCTGCCCATCGGCACCACCTTCAGCAAGTTCCGGCGACTGGTGCGCGACCTTTCGGGGGAACTGGGCAAGGACGTGGAACTGGTGACCCTGGGCGGCGAGACGGAACTGGACAAGACCGTCATCGAGCGTCTGGGCGACCCGCTGGTGCACTGCCTGCGCAACAGCCTTGACCACGGGGTGGAGCCGCCCGATGTGCGTGCCGCCGCAGGCAAGCCGCGCACCGGCACGGTAACCCTTTCGGCGGCCCATGCCGGGGGCGAGGTGCTGATCACCATCGCCGACGACGGCGCGGGCATCGACCCGGTGCGGGTGCTGGAAATCGCCCGCAAGCGCGGCGTCATCGCCCCTGACGTGGAACTGCCCGCGCGCGAGGCCATCGAACTCATCTTCGCGGCCGGTTTTTCCACGGCGGAGAAGGTTACCAGCGTTTCCGGCCGGGGCGTGGGCATGGACGTGGTGAAACGCTCCATCGAGGCACTGCGCGGTCGCATAGAACTGGACAGCACGGTGGGGAAGGGCACCACCCTGACCATCCGCCTGCCGCTGACCCTGGCCATCATCGACGGACTGCAAGTGCTGGTGGGCGGCGAATCGTACGTCATCCCGCTGAACCACGTGGAGGAATGCGTGGAACACGCCACGCCCAGCGCTCACGGTTCCGCAGAGGGCAGGCAGCGCATCATCAACCTGCGCGGCGAGATCGTGCCGTACATCCGCCTGCGCGAGCTGTTTGCCTCATCCGGCCCCGCGCCCGCCATCGAACAGGTGGTGGTGGTCGATGCGCAGGGCAGCCGTTTCGGCCTGGTGGTGGACTGCGTGGTGGGCGAGCACCAGACGGTCATCAAGAGCCTGGGCCGCATCTACAAGGACGTGCTGGGCATTTCCGGCGCCACCATCAAGGGTGACGGCAGCATGGCCCTGATCCTGGACGTGCCGGGTCTGGTGCAGCTTGCGGCGGACCAGCCTCCGCGCGGGCAGCGCATGTCGGTGGCCGCGCACGGGGGAGGTGCATGA
- a CDS encoding CheR family methyltransferase: MSSNHSDGPALPAGCARPGPMSQKLFDRMSRFVYEQVGIKLPGSKRVMLEARLQKRLRVLGMASYDQYVDYLFTEKGFDEELRNFIDVVTTNTTEFFREPRHFDYLTSTLLPGWTTEAARLRSQRTLRVWSAGCSIGMEPYTLAMVLRDYQERTPGFNFSILATDISSRALQQAVRAVYEEERVHNVPDPFRKRYLLRSRDRSRRLVRIGPELRSAVRFERLNFMDPFGFTEPMDIIFCRNVIIYFDKPTQEGLFGRFCQCLRPGGHLFIGHSESLTGMALPLEQVAPTVYRRTR; encoded by the coding sequence ATGAGTTCCAACCACAGTGACGGCCCGGCCCTGCCAGCTGGCTGTGCCCGCCCGGGCCCCATGTCGCAGAAGCTGTTCGACCGCATGAGCCGCTTCGTCTACGAGCAGGTGGGCATCAAGCTGCCCGGCTCCAAGCGGGTGATGCTGGAGGCGCGCCTGCAAAAACGGCTGCGCGTGCTGGGCATGGCCAGCTACGACCAGTACGTGGACTATCTGTTCACGGAAAAGGGCTTTGACGAGGAATTGCGCAACTTCATCGACGTGGTGACCACCAACACCACGGAATTCTTCCGCGAACCGCGTCATTTCGACTATCTGACCTCCACGTTGCTGCCCGGCTGGACGACCGAGGCGGCGCGCCTGCGTTCCCAGCGCACCCTGCGGGTATGGAGCGCGGGCTGTTCCATCGGCATGGAACCCTACACCCTGGCCATGGTGCTGCGTGACTACCAGGAACGCACCCCCGGTTTCAACTTTTCCATTCTGGCCACGGACATTTCGTCGCGGGCGCTGCAACAGGCCGTGCGCGCCGTGTACGAAGAGGAGCGGGTGCACAACGTGCCGGACCCGTTCCGCAAGCGCTACCTGCTGCGCAGCCGCGACCGTTCGCGCCGCCTGGTGCGCATCGGGCCGGAGCTGCGTTCCGCCGTGCGCTTCGAGCGGCTGAACTTCATGGACCCCTTCGGCTTTACGGAACCCATGGACATCATTTTCTGCCGCAACGTGATCATCTACTTCGACAAGCCCACGCAGGAAGGGCTGTTCGGTCGGTTCTGCCAATGCCTGCGCCCCGGTGGGCACCTGTTCATCGGCCACTCCGAAAGCCTTACCGGCATGGCGCTGCCCCTTGAACAGGTGGCGCCCACCGTCTACCGGAGGACGCGATGA